The Armatimonadota bacterium genome contains a region encoding:
- a CDS encoding undecaprenyl-diphosphate phosphatase encodes MDILKAIVYGALQGLTEFLPISSSAHIRIAPALLGWPDPGAAFTANIQLGTILAVLIYFRSDLAAAIKGWIAGLTDKSKRDTPEYRQGWGIFYGSIPIVVLGFLLKDIIENQLRSLYVVAAMLIIMAIVLWVADKSAAKGRELDSATIADGVIIGLFQALALAPGASRSGSTISGALFRGFSREAAARFSFMLSVPSIVLAALYTAFSHRHEFSGMLVPLLVANLVSFVVGYGCIAFLMQFLKTKSNSVFVAYRIVLGVAIIALMQSGIIKN; translated from the coding sequence ATGGACATTCTAAAAGCAATCGTATACGGAGCTCTTCAAGGGCTCACCGAGTTCTTGCCAATCTCGAGCAGCGCGCATATTCGGATCGCACCCGCACTACTGGGTTGGCCCGATCCGGGTGCGGCATTCACCGCGAACATCCAACTCGGTACGATCTTGGCGGTACTGATCTACTTCCGATCTGATTTGGCCGCAGCGATCAAAGGTTGGATCGCTGGGCTAACCGATAAATCCAAGCGTGACACGCCCGAATATCGCCAAGGTTGGGGCATCTTTTACGGTTCGATTCCGATTGTAGTGCTCGGTTTCCTGCTCAAAGACATCATCGAAAACCAACTCCGATCACTCTACGTTGTGGCAGCGATGCTGATCATCATGGCGATTGTGCTCTGGGTGGCAGACAAATCTGCGGCAAAGGGAAGAGAACTGGATTCCGCGACCATCGCCGACGGTGTGATCATTGGACTGTTTCAAGCGCTGGCACTTGCACCCGGTGCGAGTCGTTCTGGAAGCACGATCTCCGGCGCACTGTTTAGAGGTTTCTCGCGCGAAGCGGCCGCACGGTTCTCCTTTATGCTGAGTGTCCCAAGCATCGTTCTGGCGGCGCTTTATACGGCATTTTCGCACCGACACGAGTTCAGTGGAATGCTTGTTCCGCTCCTTGTCGCTAATCTGGTTTCGTTCGTGGTTGGCTACGGTTGCATCGCTTTTCTAATGCAGTTCTTAAAGACAAAGTCCAACTCGGTGTTTGTGGCCTACCGTATCGTTCTTGGTGTTGCCATTATCGCCTTGATGCAGAGCGGAATCATTAAGAACTAA